A window of Zingiber officinale cultivar Zhangliang chromosome 5A, Zo_v1.1, whole genome shotgun sequence contains these coding sequences:
- the LOC121982955 gene encoding MADS-box transcription factor 6-like, producing MGRGRVELKRIENKINRQVTFSKRRNGLLKKAYELSVLCDAEVALIIFSTRGKLYEFGSVGTSKTLERYQRCCYTSQNTNVANHEAQNWYQEMSKLKAKFESLQRSQRHLLGEDLGPLSVKELQQLERQLESALSQARQRKTQLMLEQMEELRKKERRLGEINKQLKDQLEAEGATLRALQAPWATSDHGASAVAGSSFSVEANPNMDHAPTLCIGHHQFVPSEAAMARNLAVEENNFMLGWIP from the exons ATGGGTAGGGGAAGAGTGGAGCTCAAGCGGATCGAGAACAAGATCAACCGGCAAGTGACCTTCTCCAAGCGCCGCAACGGGTTGCTCAAGAAGGCCTACGAGCTCTCCGTCCTCTGCGATGCCGAGGTCGCGCTCATCATCTTCTCCACCCGCGGCAAGCTCTACGAGTTCGGCAGTGTCGG AACAAGCAAAACATTAGAGCGATATCAACGTTGTTGTTACACCTCTCAGAACACCAATGTTGCTAATCATGAAGCACAG AACTGGTATCAAGAAATGTCAAAGCTGAAGGCAAAGTTTGAATCCCTGCAACGCTCACAAAG GCATTTGCTGGGAGAAGACCTCGGCCCACTGAGTGTGAAAGAACTGCAACAATTGGAAAGACAACTTGAATCTGCACTCTCACAGGCCAGGCAAAGGAAG ACTCAGCTGATGCTGGAACAGATGGAAGAACTTCGCAAGAAA GAACGTCGTCTCGGAGAGATAAACAAGCAACTGAAAGATCAG CTCGAGGCAGAAGGTGCCACTCTGAGGGCTCTTCAAGCACCATGGGCCACTTCTGACCATGGAGCATCTGCAGTGGCTGGGAGTTCCTTCTCTGTGGAAGCAAATCCCAACATGGACCATGCACCAACGCTGTGTATAGG gCACCATCAGTTCGTGCCATCTGAAGCTGCCATGGCCAGGAATCTGGCAGTTGAGGAGAACAACTTCATGCTTGGCTGGATTCCTTAA